TTTAATATGGATTTTGCAAGAATAACACCTACTGAATTCGTTACAAACTATATTCGTCGAGTACAGGCTATTGATGTTGTTGTTGGTGAAGATTTCAAATATGGCAAAGCGGGACAGGGGACAGCAGCGACATTACTAGAAGACGGAGCGAAGCATGGTTTTGATGTTTTAACAGTTCCCTCTGTTATGTATGGAGACGTGAAAGTATCAAGTAGCTTAATTCGGCAATTGCTACTAGCAGGCAACATGAAAGAAACGAAACATTTATTGAACCGAGATCTTCAGATTCGTGGACATATCATTGATGGCGAAAAACGTGGAAGAACACTAGGATTTCCAACAGCCAACATTAGCTTATCGGATGACTATCTTTTACCGAAGTACGGTGTTTATTCAGTCAAAGTGATATACAACGATAAAGCATTTTTGGGTGTTCTCAATATTGGTTGCAAACCAACTTTTCACAAGAATAAGCAAGAATCATCTGTTGAAGTTCATATATTGGATTTTGACGAGGATATATACGGAAAACATGTATCAATTGAGTTTATGGAATACATACGCGAAGAAAGGCGATTTGATTCTAAAGAACAATTAATTGAGCAGATTAACACAGATATTCAACAAGCACGTAACATCTACAAAAAACTTTAGTGCTATTTTCAAATTATTGTATGGTATGTTATAATTACCGTCGATTCTAGGTGTATCGTAATCCCTCATGTATTTGGGGGTATTTTATGTTCAAGAGGGATTAATTATTCCTATGAAACAAAAATCAAGGAGGAGAGGCATGAAGAATGTACGTAATCAATTGCTGTTAGTTCTGCTGAGTATGGTATTGTTACTATCAGCGTGTAATCCGTCCACAGTAAACCAACCGGACGAAGAGGAACTCCAATATGAAAGATTCCGTGGGAGTTTTTTTGACACTTTTGATACAGTAGTGCATATCGTAGGATTTACGGAAACAGAAGAAGAGTTTCAAAAGTATATGGAGCGAATTGAAGAGCGATTTATTGAACTTCATCAATATTTTGATAAATACAACACATATGAAGGTGTTAATAATATTAAAACAATAAATGATAATGCTGGCACAGAACCGGTTGAAGTTGCTTCTGAGATAATAGACCTTATCTTGCTTTCTAAAGAATGGTATAAAGAAGGTGAGAAGAAGTTAAATATTGCAATGGGCTCAGTACTAGAGATTTGGAGCGATTATCGAAAGGAAGGGATGCATAATCCTAGGAATGCGGAACTACCACCAATGGAATTATTGTTAGAAGCTGCGGAGCATATGGATATTAATGACGTAATTGTTGATGCGGAAAATAGTACTGTTTTTTTAGCAGATGAAAAGCTACGTCTTAATGTGGGTGCTGTCGCGAAGGGCTATGCTGCTGAACTGGTAGCCCAAGAGATGAAGAAACTCGGTTTTAAATCATTCATTATCAATGCAGGTGGTGATGTTCGTGCTGTAGGTGAGCCTTTAGATAGTATTAATAAGTACTGGGCAGTAGGGATTCAAGACCCTGATAAGATTTCAATCTTAGCGGCAGAAAATATTTTAGACACAATATACCTTAACGATTTATCAATTGTAACTAGTGGTGATTACGAGAGATACTTTATTGTTGATGGACAAATTTATCACCACTTAATTAATCCAGATACCTTAATGCCTACCCATCATTACCGAGGAGTCACCATTGTCACTGAAGATGCAGGTGTTGCAGATTATTTATCAACTGTAGCGTTTTTACTGCCTTTTGAAGAAAGTAAGCAATTCATCGAAAATTATGAAGGTGCAGAAGCATTATGGATATTAGCAGACAATAGCATCGAATTCACAATGGGAATGGGAAGTATGCTGAAAAGTCAAGGGGCAACTATTGATTAAAATACAGATTATTTGTATCGTCACATCTTTATGAATGTGACGTTTTTCTTTTTGTTTGACATTTTAAATGTTAAAAAAATGTCAAAATTGCTTGAAATATATTTTTTAGATATAAATAAATGCAATGAAAAGCCTGAAAAATCAACAAATGTAAAGTAGTAAGAGTGTAAATTTTAAAAAAAGTATATAAAAAAAGTGAAATTATTATGATTTTATAGTTATTTAGGACTATTGATTACATTTGTCCCAACAACTAAACTGATTATTGAGCTACATACATTAATCACGAAAGAAGGGGAGAGTTTTGAAAAAAGTTTTAGCAGTATTAGTTATTTTTGCACTTGCTTTTACCGTAATTGGTTGCAATGATGCAACAGAAGTTGTTAGCAACCCTGGTGAAGTAAAACTTGGCATGGCGTATTATAACGCTCATGACGGGGCGATGGCTTCAGCAGTTGCGGTAGTTGACGAGAACGGTAAGATCCTTAACGCTTATATGGACGATTTTTTCTATCGTAATTTAAGCCAAGGATACCTAGGATTGCCAGGTTCAGATTCAAGTAGAATCACGCAACACTTAGTAAACCCTAACGACACGTTAGTTTCAAAGAAACTTGAAGTTAACAGTGATCTTTATGGCGCTGCTATGGTAAGAGGTGGATCTACTGTATTACCTGCAGACAATTTAACTAAAATTGAAGAGTTTGCAATCGGAAAGACAATTGATGAATTAAATGCAGTTTTAGCGAAGGATACAGCTATGGAAGACATCCAAGCTGCTAGTGGCGCTACTTTTGTAGACAACCACAGATACCTAAAAACAATTGTAATGGCAGCAGAGGATGCTATGAATAACGAGAGTTTCTCTGTTAACAATGTGGACAATTTAGTATTAGCTCAATCATATTATGATGCTCATGGTGCACCAACAATAGCTACAGCAGTTGTTGATGGGAACGTTATTGCAGCAGCACTTATCGATGAACTATACTATTTTACTGGTGAAAATGATGTAGTATTTGATGTATCCGATGCGGGTACAAAGTTTGAAGTAAAATCATTACCAGGTCATGTGTTAAGCTCTAAGAAAACAAATGGCGAAATCTACGGCGCTTCTTTAGCTAACCGTGGTGGCATCTATGTTGATCAAATCGCAGCGATTGAAAACTTTATTACTGGTAAAACAGTAGCTCAATTGCAAACAGCATATGACCAACTTGATGCTGATGGTGCTGTAGTAGCTGACGTAGTAACAGGTGCTACTATGACCGATACGAAGAGATATATTAAAGCAGTAATGATTGCAGCTAATCCATCATTGGCTGTAGGTGACAAACTTGCACAACCAGTTGCTTTACAAGAAGTTAAGCTTGGCGTTGCTTTCTATAGTGCTCATGATGGCGGAATGGCACATGCAGCTGCTGTTGTAGATGCTGACGAGAAAATCGTTGCAGTTTACATGGATGAATTATTCCCGCGCAATATAGAGCAAGGTTATGTAGGGCTTCCTGCGGTTGATAACGAAAGACGTTGGACTAACTACCTTGTTGATCCTAAGTTTGTTTTAGCGTCAAAGAAATATCCAACAAATAGTGACCTCTACGGTGCAGCTATGGAAAGAGCTGGATCTACAGTATTGCCAGCTGACAACTTAGCTAAAATTGAACAATTTGCATTAGGTAAAACAATTACTGAATTGAATGAAGCATTAGCTTCTGAAAGCATTCAAGCTGATATTCAAGCAGCTACAGGAGCAACTTTTGTAGACAATGGTGGATACTTGAAAACAATCGTATTAGCAGCAGAAAATGCATTGAACAATGAAGCATTTGAAGTAATTAACCCAAGTGTTGTTAAAGTTCAACTAGCTTATTACGATGCTCATGGAGCACCAACATTAGGATGGGCTGTTATGAACGGTCAAGTAATTGCTAAATCGTATGTTGATGAATTATACTTCTTCGAGAACGACGGAACTAACGTAGTATTTGAAGTTGACGAACCGAAATTGCTTCCAACATTTGTTGAAGGCTATGTAATGAGTTCTAAGAAACTAAACGGAGCTAACTATGGTTTATCTTTAGCTGACCGTGGTGGTATTTACGTAGATCAAATCGCAGCTATCGAAGCATTTATCGATGGCAAGACAGTAGCACAATTACAGGCTTCTTATGATCAATTAGGAGCTGAAGGCGCTGTAATTGCTGATGTAGTAACTGGAGCTACTATGACTGATACACCAGGCTATATCAAGACGATTATGATCGCAGCTGATCCGTCACTAGCTGAGGGTGACCCAAGAGCGCAAATGGTAACAGAGATTACGGTTGCTGAGTAATAAGTAACTGTATATAAAAAAGAGAACCCTTTAGGAAGGGGTTCTCTTTTTTTCTTGACGAAGTCTAGTTTTTTCGATATTATCTATTTAACTATGCACTTTTTACTGAGAATCGTGAATGGGAATTATAGATTGAGATAATCGTATCCTGCTTTTAATAGAATTGGAGGCAATTTGCAATGGAAACATCAAGGAAAATGAAACGAGGAGACTTCGTTACACTTGCATTTGCAGGAGTGGTTGCTGGTGCCTTGTTTTTATGGAATTCTACTAGAGGCATGGCTCAGCAAGATGATGTTTTAATAGCTGAAATTAGACAGGACGGCAAGCTAATTCGAGAGATTGACCTGCATAAGATAAAAGATTCTAAAATTGTACAGATTGAAGG
The sequence above is a segment of the Desulfuribacillus alkaliarsenatis genome. Coding sequences within it:
- a CDS encoding bifunctional riboflavin kinase/FAD synthetase, encoding MSDTQIVRINSESVDSIATKTCLALGNFDGVHIGHQKLIQEAKNISVKKQVPCAMMTFYPHPRSVVMDNKDYQKLITPWETKKEILNSLGVEIIYLVGFNMDFARITPTEFVTNYIRRVQAIDVVVGEDFKYGKAGQGTAATLLEDGAKHGFDVLTVPSVMYGDVKVSSSLIRQLLLAGNMKETKHLLNRDLQIRGHIIDGEKRGRTLGFPTANISLSDDYLLPKYGVYSVKVIYNDKAFLGVLNIGCKPTFHKNKQESSVEVHILDFDEDIYGKHVSIEFMEYIREERRFDSKEQLIEQINTDIQQARNIYKKL
- a CDS encoding NusG domain II-containing protein, which encodes METSRKMKRGDFVTLAFAGVVAGALFLWNSTRGMAQQDDVLIAEIRQDGKLIREIDLHKIKDSKIVQIEGAITVVIEAQPGRIRFQSSECPDQVCVHTGWLTQQGQLAACLPSKTIVTI
- a CDS encoding FAD:protein FMN transferase, with the translated sequence MKNVRNQLLLVLLSMVLLLSACNPSTVNQPDEEELQYERFRGSFFDTFDTVVHIVGFTETEEEFQKYMERIEERFIELHQYFDKYNTYEGVNNIKTINDNAGTEPVEVASEIIDLILLSKEWYKEGEKKLNIAMGSVLEIWSDYRKEGMHNPRNAELPPMELLLEAAEHMDINDVIVDAENSTVFLADEKLRLNVGAVAKGYAAELVAQEMKKLGFKSFIINAGGDVRAVGEPLDSINKYWAVGIQDPDKISILAAENILDTIYLNDLSIVTSGDYERYFIVDGQIYHHLINPDTLMPTHHYRGVTIVTEDAGVADYLSTVAFLLPFEESKQFIENYEGAEALWILADNSIEFTMGMGSMLKSQGATID